CCATTGCCAGAGGTTAAGATGGCAATTCTAGGGAAGGATTGGATGAGATGGGAATTTCGAAAAAAAATCTTGCTCTTGCCTGAAGGAAGTGGTCGGGAACGAAAAGAAAAAGATTTGTCGTGCGTGCTATTTACCTGGGTTGCTGTTCATGGCTTCATGCTGGAGTGTCTGCACACAGATTGTGCCTGGGATGCGGCAAGCGCTAGCTAGCCTGGAGGCGTGCTGCTTTGTGTGTGGGAAATAATATTGACCGGAGATAGCTAGCTGGAGTTGTTTATGTATTTGCAAAATTGTATTTTTAGTGCATCATTAATTTCCTTTAATTTGTAGTTTCTAAAATCTAGCTCATATATTTAGTTCGCTAAAATCTAGCTCATCTTTAATTTGCTTTTAATTTCCAGTTTTAAATTTATGATGATTTGTAATGTGCAAGTTTTTGCGAAGCTACTTGTTTTTTGTTGCAAATTAAGAAGTAAAGAATCTATACCAAATAATATAATAATATTAGTCATCGATGAGGACTGCGCAAACTTCAATCATTCCATTCAAAACGGGATGTTCATCAAGACCCCACATGCAACAATCAAGAACCGTGTTCAACAACCAGATGAGGAGGTCGGATGGATGGTGCATGACCACAAGCGCAAAAAGGCTACATCCACTTCATCAGCTGACGAGAGATGGAGGTACCTACATGGAGTATGAGCTTGTCATCATGGTGGCATTATcacctccatgcggccaacacTCGGCAACCATTGCAAAACATATTTTTCTGTCCGGTTGCAACGCACGGACATGTTTCCTCCTAAAATTGAAGACTAGCTAAAAAGCAATTTGGGTTACCGAGATTTATATGAAGAGTGTTAGACTATTAAATATTAATAGAAACATAATCTCAAATATTCTCGATAGTAGCTGCATTTCTGTAAAATAATATTTACGGAGTAATAAAATTCAATCCACCGCAACGCGCGGGCCTGTTTCCTAGTCTTTACAAATGCGTGTGCTTTAGTTATCAATTTGTGTTCCCATTAGTGCATCTTGACCTAGGTAGAGATATGAAAGTCCCTGGTAGTAGCCTGCCGTGTAGTTCATTCACTTCGAGAAGCTTTGTTAAAGAAATCTCTTCTTGGCATTCCTGCTATTTTATCCTTGTTCCAAGTTCAAAGAAAAAATAACTCTCTTTTGCAGGATAAACCCGTACAATGAAGCTGCCAAGAAAGGATTGGAGCGGTTGGAGAAGCAAATGAAGGTATATGCATGTCACAACCGAAAGCTCCCCCCTAACATTGATGAACTTCTGTCATGTTCTGGTTTCCCTCTAGACTGGCTCCGCCGTAAGTTAAGAAGTGCTGATTGCTCTGGTTCCCCTTTGCTTTGCAGGGAATAGACCCGGATGCGCCCGAAGACGAGGACGAGAACGAAGCCGAGGATGATGGTGACCAGGATGACGCCGAGCTGCTGTAGGGACCATGGGTTCAAAACAACGTCACATATCTGAACACCAAATGTACAGCGAATGCCGAAGCTGTAATGTGACAACGCTGATGGAAGGCAGCACGCTGGGCTCTATGGGGTGCGGATGGAGGTTTGAAGGGTGGATTGCGCGGCGCAACGCCGTGTGCCGATGTAGTGTGTGGGTCTCAGGATGTTTGTGCAATGTACTCTATGAAAACTGGCTAGGATAGGATGTGATCTGGTGTACTCTAGGAAAACTGGCTAGGATAGGAGGTGACCTGGTGTTGTTCTGCAAACCCTGTTCGTCATGGAACGGAATATTGTGAGCTCCGTGAGTGCTTGCTAACAAGATAACACCTTGTGCTTATGATTTGAATGATCGATGGGAATTGCTTCTGGTCCAAGAGGAGTTACCGGTAAGTCTCTTTGACTACCCCCTCCCCTGTGATTGTTTGGAACTAATAAAAATTGAACGATTTCGAAAGTCTTAGTTCCCATGATTAAGACAGGTTCATCTCCGATTCAAACACGTACAGACCTTGTGAGGCGGTATCTGCCTCCATATATATATGAGCCGACTGAACAACCTCAGCACTAGGCACCGTCTCCACCGGATCGATCCGCGGGACAAGTTATACGTGCCAATGGGGAGAAGCAAgggcgccaccgccgccgttaGGAAAAGAGACGACGCTCCCAAGATTAACGGCGAGGCTCCCAGGCCATGCCCCAGCCTGATCCCTGACCTGCTGTCGAACATCCACGACCGGCTGGGCTTCCTGGACCGCGTGGCCTTCGCCGCCGTCTTCACCTCGTCCTGCGACGACGACCTGTTCAAGCCTCACGCGCCGTGGCTCGTCTTCCCCCGCAACACGCCGGAGACCGTCGAGCTCTTCTCCATCGCCGACCGGCGCGGCGCCACCGTGCCCGCCCCGGCGCCCGCGCTGCGCGACCACGTAATCGTCGGCTCCGCCCGCGGGTGGCTCGCCACGGCCGACGCCCGGGGCCAGATCTACCTCGTCAACCCGGCGACCGGCGAGCAGCACGAGCTCCCGCACATCGCCACCACGGGCGTGTTCCTGCCCAGCGCCAAGTACCACCACTTCTCCCTGGTGATGGAGCCCTTCCTGACCATCAGGTACGGCCACGGGCCGCCGTTCGACCACTGCTGGGTCAACACGCACACGTGGGACAACAGCCTGATGCGCACGCGGTTCTACCGCAAGGTGGTgctctcgtcgtcgtcgtcgtcccggCGCCCGGGCGCCTACGCCGCGATGCTGCTCTGGAGGCGAGAGCTGGGCGCCCCGGCCTTCGCCTCGTCGGAGGACCCCGTCTGGAGGCTGGCCCGCTCGCCGGACGGCGTCGAGGACGCTATCCACCACGACGGCCAGTTCTACTCC
This Lolium perenne isolate Kyuss_39 chromosome 1, Kyuss_2.0, whole genome shotgun sequence DNA region includes the following protein-coding sequences:
- the LOC139832057 gene encoding uncharacterized protein, encoding MGRSKGATAAVRKRDDAPKINGEAPRPCPSLIPDLLSNIHDRLGFLDRVAFAAVFTSSCDDDLFKPHAPWLVFPRNTPETVELFSIADRRGATVPAPAPALRDHVIVGSARGWLATADARGQIYLVNPATGEQHELPHIATTGVFLPSAKYHHFSLVMEPFLTIRYGHGPPFDHCWVNTHTWDNSLMRTRFYRKVVLSSSSSSRRPGAYAAMLLWRRELGAPAFASSEDPVWRLARSPDGVEDAIHHDGQFYSVSYTGLVEAWERDAVSGAYTSTAVAPRLAVEEHKKEHGEPSCRKYLAAAPGGRLMVVIKYYPEQGRRSWAWSFKVHVLGDDGQWKETRDIGDLAVFVGMNNSLCVPTTGRPQIEAGCVYYTGDELGALEARKDSYLYSSSRDGSDQGAVGVYSLKDGTLKKMEALGKEQRSFYPPPAWITPSIP